A stretch of Saccharothrix texasensis DNA encodes these proteins:
- a CDS encoding MCE family protein: MRDVAAPLTKFLVFVLVTVAATGFLAATVAGSRVGSTAVYQARFTDVTALAEGDDVRMSGVKVGQVESMELVDDELVDVAFSVADGRSLSADVTAAIKYRNLVGQRYVALEQPAGRLGEKLPPGGLIPVERTTPALDLTTLFNGFKPLFQALNPEDVNKLSHEIVQVLQGEGGTVESLLAHTASLTTALAAKDDVIGKVVTNLNAVLETVNSRDDRFGELLTSMRQLVSGFAADREPIGNAITGLAALSDSTASLLEQGRQPLKDDIAALGLLAGNLGDAPELEPFIRNLPVKFEAIGRTASYGSWLNFYLCFASSQAPPAPGGPPVGIPVTESRCHR, encoded by the coding sequence ATGAGGGACGTCGCCGCGCCGCTGACCAAGTTCCTGGTGTTCGTCCTGGTCACGGTCGCCGCCACCGGGTTCCTCGCGGCGACCGTCGCGGGCAGCCGGGTCGGTTCGACGGCCGTCTACCAGGCGCGGTTCACCGACGTCACGGCGTTGGCCGAGGGCGACGACGTGCGCATGTCCGGGGTGAAGGTGGGCCAGGTCGAGTCGATGGAGCTGGTCGACGACGAGCTGGTGGACGTCGCGTTCTCGGTCGCCGACGGCCGGTCGCTGTCCGCCGACGTCACCGCCGCCATCAAGTACCGCAACCTGGTCGGCCAGCGGTACGTCGCGCTGGAGCAGCCCGCGGGCCGGCTGGGGGAGAAGCTGCCGCCCGGCGGTCTCATCCCGGTCGAGCGGACCACCCCGGCGCTGGACCTGACCACCTTGTTCAACGGGTTCAAGCCGCTGTTCCAGGCGCTGAACCCGGAGGACGTGAACAAGCTGTCGCACGAGATCGTCCAGGTGCTGCAGGGCGAGGGCGGCACGGTGGAGAGCCTGCTCGCGCACACCGCGTCGCTCACCACCGCGCTGGCCGCCAAGGACGACGTCATCGGCAAGGTCGTGACGAACCTGAACGCCGTGCTGGAGACGGTGAACTCGCGGGACGACCGGTTCGGCGAGCTGCTGACCTCGATGCGGCAGCTCGTGTCCGGGTTCGCCGCCGACCGGGAGCCGATCGGCAACGCGATCACCGGCCTGGCCGCGTTGAGCGACAGCACGGCGTCGTTGCTGGAGCAGGGCCGCCAACCGCTCAAGGACGACATCGCCGCGCTCGGGCTGCTCGCGGGCAACCTCGGCGACGCGCCCGAGCTGGAGCCGTTCATCCGGAACCTGCCGGTGAAGTTCGAGGCGATCGGCCGCACCGCGTCCTACGGCTCCTGGCTCAACTTCTACCTGTGCTTCGCCTCCTCGCAGGCGCCGCCCGCGCCCGGCGGACCGCCGGTCGGCATCCCCGTCACCGAATCGAGGTGCCACCGATGA
- a CDS encoding PIN-like domain-containing protein: MVEQADGSSGIYDAFPGYRRPAEDEVAEALRSALVVVDANVLLNLYRYTESTRDDLLGLLRGVGDRLWVPHQVMREFWRNRLTVLAGRAAATDQVLTALAKQQRAADDALHQWAKTTALADAVRDDLRGKVAALHQELVVAIGSHTPPSPDSPGVPGREPVLDQLEALLRGKVGAQPDHSQWKAFVQEGRRRAAAKEPPGYLDAGKDDSALPEGSAGDYLVWAQATQEAARRDTDLLFVTGDEKEDWWWRYRSDFLGPRVELVEEFAAASGKRLYMMRPVDLLRRASALEVSVRTESVNDVARVSESQETSLWSVEGVAELLRHLDFEERPQAEAIRRAARQGGFINVKSIYSSDTIDEQTRQSFTSPVERITRMLQSRDVVARDVEPALSAVLSDSEVVGFTIPREVVVAIGPDPADEDGDPA; the protein is encoded by the coding sequence ATGGTCGAGCAGGCAGACGGCAGCTCAGGTATCTACGACGCCTTCCCGGGGTATCGCCGTCCGGCCGAGGACGAGGTGGCGGAGGCCCTCCGCTCCGCGCTGGTCGTGGTCGACGCGAACGTGCTGCTCAACCTCTACCGGTACACCGAGTCCACGCGTGACGACCTGCTCGGCCTGCTGCGCGGGGTGGGCGACCGGCTGTGGGTGCCGCACCAGGTCATGCGCGAGTTCTGGCGCAACCGGCTGACGGTCCTGGCCGGCCGTGCGGCGGCGACCGACCAGGTGCTCACGGCGCTGGCCAAGCAGCAGCGGGCCGCTGACGACGCGCTGCACCAGTGGGCGAAGACCACGGCTTTGGCCGACGCGGTCCGCGACGACCTCAGGGGCAAGGTCGCCGCGCTGCACCAGGAACTGGTGGTGGCCATCGGGTCGCACACCCCGCCGTCGCCCGACTCGCCGGGCGTGCCGGGACGCGAGCCGGTGCTCGACCAGTTGGAGGCGTTGTTGCGTGGCAAGGTCGGCGCGCAACCGGACCACAGCCAGTGGAAGGCGTTCGTCCAGGAGGGCAGACGACGTGCCGCCGCCAAGGAGCCGCCCGGCTACCTCGACGCGGGCAAGGACGACTCGGCCCTCCCCGAGGGCTCGGCGGGCGACTACCTGGTGTGGGCGCAGGCGACGCAGGAGGCGGCGCGGCGCGACACCGACCTGCTCTTCGTGACCGGCGACGAGAAGGAGGACTGGTGGTGGCGCTACCGGTCGGACTTCCTCGGTCCGCGGGTCGAGCTGGTGGAGGAGTTCGCCGCCGCGTCCGGCAAGCGGCTCTACATGATGCGCCCGGTCGACCTGCTCAGGCGGGCGTCCGCGTTGGAGGTCTCGGTGCGCACCGAATCGGTGAACGACGTCGCCCGGGTGAGCGAGAGCCAGGAGACCTCGCTCTGGTCGGTCGAAGGGGTGGCCGAGCTGCTCCGCCACCTCGACTTCGAGGAACGGCCGCAGGCCGAGGCCATCCGCAGAGCGGCCCGCCAAGGCGGGTTCATCAACGTGAAGTCCATCTACAGCAGCGACACCATCGACGAGCAGACGCGGCAGAGCTTCACGAGCCCGGTCGAGCGCATCACCCGCATGTTGCAGAGCCGCGACGTCGTCGCGCGGGACGTCGAGCCGGCGCTGTCGGCGGTTCTCAGCGACTCGGAGGTGGTCGGGTTCACCATCCCGCGTGAAGTTGTCGTCGCGATCGGCCCCGATCCCGCGGACGAGGACGGTGACCCCGCCTAG
- a CDS encoding MCE family protein encodes MFVRTRGRRRLVVALAQAFALVLVATAVVWWVFLRPSPTRVVAYFTAAVGVYEGSDVRVLGVKVGRVAGVLPEGGSVRVDLELDHDVEVPADARAVVVSPNIVADRYVQLTPVYTGGDKIAPGAVITSARTAGTVELDELYSSLDALLTALGPTGANREGALSDLLSTGAENLDGTGAALGESIRQLADAAKTLAGSKDDLFGTVDDLQTFTAMLAANDEQVGRLADQLADVSGFFAAERDDLGAALGELATALEQVRGFVHDNRDRVKSGVEDLAVLTGTLVRQQESLTEVLEVAPVALHNVVDAYDPATGTLNARANLDEFVTDLLSVPGGAR; translated from the coding sequence ATGTTCGTGCGCACCCGTGGCCGCCGCCGGCTGGTGGTGGCGTTGGCACAGGCATTCGCGCTGGTCCTCGTGGCGACAGCGGTGGTGTGGTGGGTCTTCCTGCGGCCGTCGCCCACCCGGGTCGTCGCCTACTTCACCGCCGCCGTCGGCGTGTACGAGGGCTCGGACGTGCGGGTGCTCGGGGTGAAGGTCGGCCGGGTGGCCGGCGTGCTGCCCGAGGGCGGGTCGGTGCGGGTGGACCTCGAACTCGACCACGACGTGGAGGTGCCCGCGGACGCCCGCGCCGTGGTCGTGTCACCGAACATCGTGGCCGACCGGTACGTGCAGCTCACCCCCGTCTACACCGGGGGTGACAAGATCGCGCCCGGCGCCGTGATCACCAGCGCGCGCACGGCCGGGACGGTCGAGCTGGACGAGCTGTACTCCAGCCTGGACGCGTTGCTGACCGCGCTCGGCCCGACCGGGGCCAACCGGGAGGGCGCGTTGTCCGACCTGCTGAGCACCGGCGCGGAGAACCTCGACGGGACCGGCGCGGCCCTGGGCGAGTCGATCCGGCAGCTCGCGGACGCGGCGAAGACGTTGGCCGGGTCGAAGGACGACCTGTTCGGCACCGTGGACGACCTCCAGACCTTCACGGCGATGCTCGCGGCGAACGACGAGCAGGTGGGGCGCCTGGCCGACCAGCTGGCCGACGTGTCCGGGTTCTTCGCCGCCGAGCGGGACGACCTGGGCGCGGCGTTGGGTGAGCTGGCCACGGCGCTGGAGCAGGTGCGCGGTTTCGTGCACGACAACCGCGACCGGGTGAAGTCCGGTGTGGAGGACCTGGCCGTGCTGACCGGAACCCTGGTGCGCCAGCAGGAGTCGTTGACCGAGGTGCTGGAGGTCGCGCCGGTGGCGTTGCACAACGTGGTCGACGCCTACGACCCGGCGACCGGGACGCTCAACGCGCGGGCCAACCTCGACGAGTTCGTGACCGACCTGCTGAGCGTGCCCGGCGGCGCGCGGTGA
- a CDS encoding MCE family protein: MALRRRLSGLLFAALLVALCGLSVAAYQKVFTPRVTVLLRTDHVGNQLQAESDVKLLGVLVGEVRAIRSRGDGAEVELGLHPGQVDRIPANVSARLLPKTLFGERFVSLELPEDPAGALGDGAVIEQDRTSGAVELERVLADLLPTLQAVRPDKLSSALTSMAQALDGRGATLGQAIVRLDAYLRELNPQLPVLKEDISEFADVTGVYADAGPDLLRALSDATAVSRTIAEQRADLDAVYSSLTTASADLTGFLRANGETVVALADRSRPTFELLATYSPEFGCVLSAVNAIRPRMDQVLGKGTDQPGVHVEFTVVPPAEKYVPGRDDPVHRGGGPHCPSGPATAVAPDRVPEWAGLLTGGREGGHR, translated from the coding sequence GTGGCATTACGCCGTCGCCTGTCGGGGCTGCTGTTCGCCGCCCTGCTCGTCGCGCTGTGCGGCTTGTCCGTCGCGGCGTACCAGAAGGTGTTCACGCCCCGGGTCACCGTGCTGCTGCGCACCGACCACGTCGGCAACCAGCTCCAGGCCGAGTCGGACGTGAAGCTGCTCGGCGTGCTGGTCGGCGAGGTGCGGGCGATCCGCTCGCGCGGCGACGGCGCCGAGGTGGAGCTCGGCCTGCACCCCGGCCAGGTCGACCGCATCCCGGCCAACGTCTCCGCCCGGCTGCTGCCGAAGACGCTGTTCGGCGAGCGGTTCGTCAGCCTGGAGCTGCCGGAAGACCCGGCGGGCGCGCTCGGCGACGGCGCCGTGATCGAGCAGGACCGCACGTCCGGCGCGGTCGAGCTGGAACGGGTGCTCGCCGACCTGCTGCCCACGTTGCAGGCCGTGCGGCCGGACAAGCTCTCCTCCGCGCTGACGTCGATGGCGCAGGCGCTCGACGGGCGCGGTGCGACGCTGGGGCAGGCGATCGTGCGGCTCGACGCCTACCTGCGCGAGCTGAACCCGCAACTGCCCGTCCTCAAGGAGGACATCAGCGAGTTCGCCGACGTCACCGGCGTGTACGCCGACGCGGGACCGGACCTGCTCCGGGCGCTGAGCGACGCCACCGCGGTCAGCCGCACCATCGCCGAGCAGCGCGCCGACCTCGACGCCGTGTACTCCAGCCTCACCACCGCGTCCGCGGACCTGACCGGGTTCCTGCGCGCCAACGGCGAGACGGTGGTGGCGCTCGCGGACCGGTCGCGGCCGACGTTCGAGCTGCTCGCCACCTACTCGCCCGAGTTCGGCTGCGTGCTGAGCGCGGTCAACGCCATCCGGCCCCGGATGGACCAGGTGCTCGGCAAGGGCACGGACCAGCCGGGCGTGCACGTCGAGTTCACCGTCGTACCGCCGGCCGAGAAGTACGTGCCCGGCCGGGACGACCCGGTGCACCGGGGCGGCGGCCCGCACTGCCCGTCCGGCCCGGCCACCGCCGTCGCGCCGGACCGGGTGCCCGAGTGGGCGGGTCTCCTGACCGGCGGCCGAGAAGGAGGGCACCGATGA
- a CDS encoding YchJ family protein has protein sequence MSAGVGDRCPCGRGEPYAECCGPLHQGRRKAPTAEALMRSRYSAFAVGDEDYLLATWHPGTRPAALDLDPEQRWTHLEILSHTGGTPFQTTGTVEFRAHYRRQGQRDVLHENSRFVREDGAWFYVRPA, from the coding sequence ATGAGCGCCGGAGTGGGCGACCGCTGCCCGTGCGGGCGGGGTGAGCCGTACGCCGAGTGCTGCGGGCCGCTGCACCAGGGGCGGCGCAAGGCGCCGACCGCCGAGGCCCTCATGCGCTCCCGCTACAGCGCCTTCGCGGTGGGCGACGAGGACTACCTGCTGGCCACCTGGCACCCCGGCACCCGCCCGGCAGCGCTGGACCTCGACCCGGAGCAGCGCTGGACGCACCTGGAGATCCTCTCGCACACCGGCGGCACCCCGTTCCAGACGACCGGCACGGTCGAGTTCCGCGCCCACTACCGCCGGCAGGGGCAGCGGGACGTGCTGCACGAGAACAGCCGCTTCGTCCGCGAGGACGGCGCTTGGTTCTACGTCCGCCCCGCCTGA
- a CDS encoding MCE family protein, translated as MITRRIRVQVALFAVIALLGVTYVSAEYVGLVVVDDGYAVRLELARTGGLFTGGEVTYRGVPVGRVGPIRLGDGQVEVELRIAAGAPPIPVDLEAVVANRSAVGEQYVDLRPRGSGGPYLGDGSVIARSRTRLPLPVEQVLTSLDDLARSVPVDSLRTVVDELDQALRGTGPDLQVLLDATTEFIGTASAHLPQTTRLLNDSVAVLRTQLDHSAAINSFADSALLVASRLRESDGDLRRLIGAVPGASTEVSALLRESGPNLGVVLANLLTTADVLVTRQGALEEVLVTAPDAVSVGASTIASGQARFGLALTFFEPPPCEAGYESTPRRSGLDTTAGPFNTSAACTLPRGSATGVRGSQNAPR; from the coding sequence ATGATCACTCGGCGGATCAGGGTGCAGGTCGCGTTGTTCGCGGTCATCGCGCTGCTCGGCGTCACGTACGTGAGCGCGGAGTACGTGGGGCTCGTGGTGGTGGACGACGGGTACGCGGTCCGGCTGGAGCTGGCCCGCACCGGGGGCCTGTTCACCGGCGGCGAGGTGACGTACCGGGGTGTGCCGGTGGGGCGGGTCGGGCCGATCCGGCTGGGCGACGGGCAGGTCGAGGTGGAGCTGCGGATCGCGGCGGGCGCCCCGCCGATCCCGGTGGACCTGGAGGCCGTGGTCGCGAACCGCTCCGCGGTCGGCGAGCAGTACGTCGACCTCCGGCCCCGCGGGAGCGGCGGGCCGTACCTGGGCGACGGCTCGGTGATCGCGCGGTCGCGGACCAGGCTGCCGCTGCCGGTGGAGCAGGTCCTGACCAGCCTGGACGACCTGGCGCGCTCGGTGCCGGTCGACTCGCTGCGGACCGTGGTGGACGAGCTGGACCAGGCGTTGCGCGGCACCGGGCCGGACCTCCAGGTGCTGCTGGACGCGACCACGGAGTTCATCGGGACCGCGAGCGCGCACCTGCCGCAGACCACGCGGTTGCTGAACGACTCCGTCGCCGTGCTGCGGACGCAGCTGGACCACTCGGCGGCGATCAACTCCTTCGCCGACAGCGCGCTGCTGGTGGCGTCGCGGCTGCGCGAGTCGGACGGCGACCTGCGGCGGCTGATCGGGGCCGTGCCGGGCGCGTCGACCGAGGTGAGCGCCCTGCTGCGGGAGTCGGGGCCGAATCTGGGCGTCGTCCTGGCCAACCTGCTGACCACGGCGGACGTGCTCGTCACCCGGCAGGGCGCGCTGGAGGAGGTCCTGGTGACGGCGCCGGACGCGGTCTCGGTGGGCGCTTCGACCATCGCCTCCGGCCAGGCGCGGTTCGGGCTGGCCCTGACGTTCTTCGAACCGCCGCCGTGCGAGGCGGGCTACGAGTCCACCCCGCGCAGGAGCGGTCTGGACACGACCGCCGGCCCGTTCAACACCTCCGCCGCCTGCACCCTGCCGCGCGGCTCGGCCACCGGCGTCCGGGGCTCGCAGAACGCCCCGCGCTAG
- a CDS encoding MCE family protein — MTPRRRQRRPVLLGAVGLLVIALTALLTFFLEDLPFFGGGAEHTAEFTEAAGLRVDDEVRVAGMKVGSVTDVELHDGRVRVTFRVAGVELGDRSRAEIRIKTLLGQKYLALDSEGRDPLTDTIPVERTTSPYDVVEAFSGLSTTVGGIDTGRLAQSFQVLSDTFRDSPEHVKQALEGLSALSKTISSRDEQLASLIEGASKVSGALAERNTDFAALITDGTLLLEEIGRRRDAIAALLDGTRALSRQLSGLVADNAEQLRPALEQLERVTDVLRNNQDALERGLALAGPYYRVLNNALGNGEWVDTYLCGLVVEPGARRDCPTGGR, encoded by the coding sequence ATGACGCCCAGAAGGCGGCAACGCCGACCGGTGCTGCTGGGAGCCGTCGGCCTCCTGGTCATCGCGCTCACCGCCCTGCTCACCTTCTTCCTCGAAGACCTGCCGTTCTTCGGCGGCGGCGCCGAGCACACCGCAGAGTTCACCGAGGCGGCCGGCCTGCGCGTGGACGACGAGGTCCGCGTCGCGGGCATGAAGGTCGGCTCGGTGACCGACGTCGAGCTGCACGACGGCCGGGTGCGGGTGACGTTCCGGGTCGCCGGCGTCGAGCTGGGCGACCGCAGCCGGGCCGAGATCCGGATCAAGACCCTGCTCGGGCAGAAGTACCTGGCGCTGGACTCCGAGGGCCGCGACCCGCTCACCGACACCATCCCGGTCGAGCGCACCACCTCCCCGTACGACGTGGTCGAGGCGTTCAGCGGGCTGTCGACCACGGTCGGCGGGATCGACACCGGCCGGTTGGCGCAGAGCTTCCAGGTCCTCTCGGACACCTTCCGCGACTCCCCCGAGCACGTGAAGCAGGCGTTGGAAGGGCTGTCGGCGCTGTCGAAGACCATCTCCTCGCGCGACGAGCAGCTCGCGTCGCTGATCGAGGGCGCGAGCAAGGTCAGCGGGGCGCTGGCGGAGCGCAACACCGACTTCGCCGCCCTCATCACCGACGGCACGCTGCTGCTGGAGGAGATCGGCCGCCGCCGGGACGCGATCGCGGCGCTGCTCGACGGGACGCGGGCGCTGTCCCGGCAGCTCTCCGGTCTCGTCGCGGACAACGCCGAGCAGCTGCGGCCCGCGCTGGAGCAGCTGGAACGGGTCACCGACGTGCTTCGGAACAACCAGGACGCGCTGGAGCGCGGGCTCGCGCTGGCCGGGCCGTACTACCGGGTGCTGAACAACGCCCTCGGCAACGGCGAGTGGGTGGACACCTACCTGTGCGGGCTCGTGGTCGAGCCCGGCGCGCGACGCGACTGCCCGACGGGAGGCCGCTGA
- a CDS encoding glycoside hydrolase family 6 protein — protein MRALDAHESGTDIRRPRHKARLAAAGTLSGALVASAVALVLGGGATTAQAADSAFYVDPNTSSARWVAQNPNDSRAAVIRDRIASVPAARWYTTTNTSTVRSEVSSYVGAAASAGKIPILVVYNIPNRDCGGASGGGAPSHDAYRAWVDEVAAGLAGRPATIVLEPDVLPIMSNCQSADQQNQTRASMAYAGKKLKSGSGQAKVYYDIGNSAWLSPSEAANRLRAADISNSADGIASNVSNYRSTSDEVAYTKNILNALGDGRLTAVIDTSRNGNGPLGTEWCDPAGRAIGTPSTTNTGDSKIAAFLWVKLPGEADGCIAQAGQFVPQRAYDLAIAAGPTSTSTTTSTTTTTTTTTTTSTTTSTTTTTPPPGDGCRVTHRVVSQWSGGYTGEIVIENRGAALTGWTLTFSAPGVTVSQGWNGTWSDGGDIVRVGNAAWNGGLATGGTATIGYNASFSGGTPPFTSPTLNGVACG, from the coding sequence ATGCGAGCACTCGACGCCCACGAATCCGGCACCGACATCCGCCGACCGCGCCACAAGGCGAGGCTGGCCGCGGCGGGCACGCTCTCCGGCGCGCTGGTCGCCAGTGCCGTCGCCCTGGTCCTCGGCGGCGGCGCGACGACCGCGCAAGCGGCCGACTCGGCGTTCTACGTCGACCCGAACACCTCGTCCGCGAGGTGGGTCGCGCAGAACCCCAACGACTCGCGGGCGGCGGTGATCCGGGACCGGATCGCCTCGGTGCCGGCGGCGCGGTGGTACACCACCACCAACACCTCGACGGTGCGGTCGGAGGTCAGCTCCTACGTGGGCGCGGCGGCGTCGGCGGGGAAGATCCCGATCCTGGTCGTCTACAACATCCCCAACCGCGACTGCGGCGGGGCCAGCGGCGGCGGCGCGCCCTCCCACGACGCCTACCGGGCGTGGGTGGACGAGGTCGCGGCGGGCTTGGCGGGTCGGCCGGCGACGATCGTGCTCGAACCCGACGTGCTGCCCATCATGAGCAACTGCCAGAGCGCCGACCAGCAGAACCAGACCAGGGCGTCGATGGCCTACGCGGGCAAGAAGCTCAAGTCCGGCTCCGGGCAGGCCAAGGTGTACTACGACATCGGCAACTCGGCGTGGCTGAGCCCGTCCGAGGCCGCCAACAGGCTCCGCGCCGCGGACATCTCCAACAGCGCCGACGGCATCGCCTCGAACGTGTCGAACTACCGCAGCACGTCCGACGAGGTCGCCTACACGAAGAACATCCTCAACGCCCTCGGCGACGGCAGGCTCACCGCCGTGATCGACACCAGTCGCAACGGCAACGGCCCGCTGGGCACCGAGTGGTGCGACCCGGCCGGACGCGCGATCGGCACGCCCAGCACCACCAACACCGGCGACTCCAAGATCGCCGCGTTCCTCTGGGTCAAGCTGCCCGGCGAGGCCGACGGCTGCATCGCGCAGGCCGGCCAGTTCGTGCCGCAGCGCGCCTACGACCTGGCCATCGCAGCCGGTCCGACGTCCACGAGCACCACGACGTCGACCACTACGACGACAACCACCACCACCACTACTTCCACGACCACTTCCACCACGACCACCACTCCGCCTCCAGGGGACGGATGCAGGGTGACGCACCGCGTGGTGAGCCAGTGGTCGGGCGGTTACACCGGCGAGATCGTCATCGAGAACCGGGGCGCGGCCCTCACCGGCTGGACCCTGACGTTCTCCGCGCCCGGTGTGACCGTTTCCCAGGGCTGGAACGGGACGTGGTCCGACGGCGGCGACATCGTCCGCGTCGGCAACGCGGCCTGGAACGGCGGACTCGCGACCGGTGGTACCGCGACCATCGGGTACAACGCGAGCTTCAGCGGCGGTACCCCACCGTTCACTTCTCCCACTTTGAACGGTGTGGCGTGCGGCTGA
- a CDS encoding helix-turn-helix domain-containing protein, whose product MNRTGELRASELPLIGNADLWEQLPADLAPKFRARAGDVAVDMVREIQNQISEYSQKLEGMFGQVVVEGVEQAIHQFIDRMVDPTAQREDRAKLFRLLGKLEVSAGRSLDLLQTAYRIGARVAWRRISEFGQTERVPLATMCLIAEAIFAYIDELSLRSMEGYAEAQARHAGAVQRRRKRLLELLLGEPGYHPNALTELAEAAHWPLPDKVLVVALERRTDQHQLPIPVLHEDILMDLEGSEPCLLLTDPERQLVALEQKLGGWRAAVGPVVPLTSARQSLRWARRTITLIQSGVIADRPMVDTTEHLSTLLLLGDEELVRELVKRALAPLEGLTPKQQQRMRETMTAWVETRGSAPEVASSLAVHPQTVRYRLRQLEELFGAKLHDPDALFDMGIALRALRLLGDAAGQPRRLGPAGPPGFTGPPGARSA is encoded by the coding sequence ATGAACAGAACCGGAGAACTCCGAGCCTCCGAGTTACCGCTCATCGGGAACGCGGACCTGTGGGAGCAACTGCCCGCCGACCTCGCGCCGAAGTTCCGCGCGCGGGCCGGCGACGTGGCCGTGGACATGGTCCGGGAAATCCAGAACCAGATCTCCGAATATTCACAGAAGTTGGAGGGGATGTTCGGCCAGGTGGTGGTCGAGGGAGTGGAACAGGCGATCCACCAGTTCATCGACCGGATGGTCGACCCGACCGCGCAGCGGGAGGACCGGGCCAAGCTGTTCCGGCTGCTCGGCAAGCTCGAGGTCAGCGCCGGGCGCAGCCTGGACCTGCTGCAGACCGCGTACCGGATCGGGGCGCGGGTCGCGTGGCGGCGGATCTCCGAGTTCGGGCAGACCGAACGCGTGCCGCTGGCCACCATGTGCCTGATCGCCGAGGCGATCTTCGCCTACATCGACGAGCTGTCGTTGCGGTCGATGGAGGGCTACGCCGAGGCGCAGGCCCGGCACGCGGGCGCGGTGCAGCGGCGGCGCAAGCGGCTGCTGGAGCTGCTCCTGGGCGAACCGGGCTACCACCCGAACGCGCTCACCGAGCTGGCCGAGGCCGCGCACTGGCCGTTGCCCGACAAGGTGCTGGTGGTGGCCCTGGAACGGCGCACCGACCAGCACCAGCTGCCGATACCGGTGCTGCACGAGGACATCCTGATGGACCTGGAGGGCAGCGAGCCGTGCCTGCTGCTCACCGACCCCGAACGGCAGCTGGTCGCGCTGGAGCAGAAGCTGGGCGGGTGGCGCGCGGCGGTCGGCCCGGTCGTGCCGCTGACGTCGGCCCGGCAGTCGCTGCGCTGGGCGCGCCGCACCATCACGCTGATCCAGTCGGGCGTGATCGCGGACCGGCCGATGGTGGACACCACCGAGCACCTGTCGACGTTGCTGCTGCTCGGCGACGAGGAGCTGGTGCGCGAGCTGGTGAAGCGGGCGCTCGCGCCGCTGGAAGGGCTCACGCCGAAGCAGCAGCAGCGGATGCGGGAGACGATGACCGCGTGGGTGGAGACGCGCGGCAGCGCGCCGGAGGTCGCGTCGAGCCTCGCCGTGCACCCGCAGACGGTCCGCTACCGGTTGCGGCAGCTGGAAGAGCTGTTCGGGGCGAAGCTGCACGACCCGGACGCGTTGTTCGACATGGGCATCGCGCTGCGGGCGCTGCGGCTGCTGGGCGACGCGGCCGGGCAACCGCGGCGGCTCGGCCCGGCGGGGCCGCCGGGGTTCACGGGGCCTCCGGGAGCAAGGTCAGCGTGA
- a CDS encoding MCE family protein, whose amino-acid sequence MRRLAAVALVLVLTGCSAMPSAYDLPLPGGADLGDRPYRVTVEFDDVLDLVPHAGVKVDDVAVGKVEDIGLSEDGSTALVRVAVRGDVLLPSNALARLRQSSLLGEKYVELAVPAERAGTPLVDGAVIPVTRTNRNPEVEEVFGALSMLLNGGGIAQIRDISRELSAALSGNEAAVRSLLSTVDTFVGALDSHKGEITRALDGLDELASSLESRKGDIGVVLDGLEPGLRVLHDQRGQLVGLLDALRELSGVAVDTVNRSREDLVADLRALEPTLRRLAESGQNLPQSLEMLLTFPFTDAVLDGIKGDYLNTYLTLGPGAR is encoded by the coding sequence GTGAGGCGGCTCGCGGCGGTGGCGCTGGTGCTGGTGCTGACCGGGTGCTCCGCGATGCCGAGCGCGTACGACCTGCCGCTGCCCGGCGGCGCGGACCTCGGCGACCGGCCGTACCGGGTGACCGTCGAGTTCGACGACGTGCTCGACCTCGTGCCGCACGCCGGCGTGAAGGTGGACGACGTGGCGGTGGGCAAGGTCGAGGACATCGGGTTGTCCGAGGACGGCTCCACGGCGTTGGTGCGGGTCGCGGTGCGCGGTGACGTGCTGCTGCCGTCGAACGCGCTGGCCCGGCTGCGGCAGTCGAGCCTGCTGGGGGAGAAGTACGTGGAGCTGGCCGTGCCGGCCGAGCGGGCGGGTACGCCGCTGGTGGACGGCGCGGTGATCCCGGTGACGCGGACCAACCGCAACCCCGAGGTGGAGGAGGTGTTCGGCGCGTTGTCGATGCTGCTCAACGGCGGCGGCATCGCGCAGATCCGGGACATCTCGCGCGAGCTGAGCGCCGCGCTGTCCGGCAACGAGGCCGCGGTGAGATCGCTCTTGTCCACTGTGGACACGTTCGTGGGCGCGCTGGACTCGCACAAGGGCGAGATCACGCGCGCCCTCGACGGGCTGGACGAGCTCGCGTCGTCCCTGGAGTCGCGCAAGGGGGACATCGGCGTGGTGCTGGACGGGCTGGAGCCGGGTCTGCGGGTGCTGCACGACCAGCGCGGGCAGCTCGTCGGGCTGCTGGACGCGTTGCGCGAGCTGTCCGGCGTCGCGGTCGACACGGTGAACCGCAGCCGCGAGGACCTGGTCGCCGACCTGCGGGCGTTGGAGCCGACGCTGCGGCGGCTCGCCGAGTCGGGGCAGAACCTGCCGCAGTCGCTGGAGATGCTGCTGACGTTCCCGTTCACCGACGCCGTGCTGGACGGCATCAAGGGCGACTACCTCAACACCTACCTGACCCTGGGACCCGGAGCGCGTTGA